A DNA window from Anaerocolumna sp. AGMB13020 contains the following coding sequences:
- a CDS encoding alpha-amylase family protein has protein sequence MKYRQVHLDFHTSEKIEGIGEKFSKEQFQEALKKGCVSSITLFSKCHHGWAYHPSRANEIHPNLNFDLLGAQISAAHELGVKTPVYLSAGFDEKIARRHPEWIVRMKDDSMLWTKSFLEPGYHKLCINTPYLDYLLEQIKEVCENYEADGIFLDIIGVQPCYCRHCRETMEQEGMDPFKEADVMTLAERVYAKYAMRVRETIDSVKPGLPVFHNGGHIRRGRRDLAYMNSHLELESLPTGGWGYDHFPLSAAYARTLGMEYLGMTGKFHQSWGEFGGFKHPNALRYEASLSIANGAGVSIGDQLHPSGEMDMATYSLIGKAYEELSLKEPWLLKAENLADIGVLSAEAVIEKSGFHDRALAEAAKLADIGAARILLEGHYLFHVIDEEEDFTRYSLLVLPDIILLETKLKEKLEQYVVQGGKLLATGSSGLNSEKTDFQLDFGIRYLRENEFRPDYFRPGFTIEDLDTSAFVMYSQGYAIEMVSGKELGSRENPYFNRTAAAFCSHLHSPARNEKAGPGMVSGKDGIYISWEVFGDYATAGSLILKRMVQYALDQLLNDKAAVRTSLPAQGIVTLTKQKSRYVVHLLYGVPVKRGKNTEVIEDIQPLYEIEVRLNCTEEIKRIYLAPGEIELKYIQKKESVEFKVPKLELHQMVVAEY, from the coding sequence ATGAAATACAGGCAAGTACATCTGGACTTTCACACCAGTGAAAAGATAGAAGGAATCGGGGAAAAGTTCAGCAAAGAACAGTTTCAGGAAGCCTTAAAGAAAGGTTGTGTAAGCTCCATAACACTATTTTCTAAATGCCATCACGGCTGGGCCTATCATCCTTCCAGGGCCAATGAAATACATCCCAATCTTAACTTTGACCTTTTGGGAGCGCAAATAAGTGCGGCACATGAGTTAGGGGTAAAGACACCAGTATACCTGTCTGCAGGGTTTGATGAAAAAATTGCACGCAGGCATCCGGAGTGGATTGTCAGAATGAAAGACGATTCCATGTTGTGGACCAAAAGCTTTCTGGAGCCGGGTTATCATAAATTATGTATAAATACACCGTATCTGGATTATTTGCTGGAACAGATAAAAGAAGTATGTGAGAATTACGAAGCTGATGGCATCTTCTTAGATATTATAGGAGTCCAACCCTGCTATTGCAGGCATTGCAGAGAAACTATGGAGCAGGAGGGAATGGACCCCTTTAAAGAGGCGGATGTTATGACCCTGGCAGAAAGAGTATATGCCAAATATGCAATGCGGGTAAGAGAGACCATTGACAGTGTAAAACCGGGCTTGCCGGTATTTCATAACGGAGGGCATATAAGACGGGGCAGAAGAGATTTGGCTTATATGAACAGTCATCTGGAACTGGAAAGCCTGCCTACTGGTGGTTGGGGATATGATCATTTTCCGCTGTCCGCTGCTTATGCCAGGACGCTTGGTATGGAGTATCTTGGTATGACAGGGAAATTCCATCAGTCCTGGGGAGAATTCGGAGGTTTTAAGCATCCTAATGCCCTCAGGTATGAAGCCTCTCTTTCTATCGCGAATGGAGCGGGAGTCTCTATCGGAGACCAGCTGCATCCGTCGGGAGAGATGGATATGGCTACTTATTCTTTAATAGGTAAAGCCTATGAGGAATTAAGCCTTAAGGAACCCTGGCTTCTAAAGGCAGAAAACCTTGCAGATATTGGAGTACTGTCTGCGGAGGCGGTTATAGAAAAGAGCGGTTTTCATGACAGAGCTTTAGCAGAAGCCGCTAAATTGGCAGATATCGGGGCCGCCAGGATTCTTCTGGAGGGACATTATCTGTTTCATGTTATTGATGAAGAAGAGGATTTCACCAGATATTCTTTGCTCGTTTTGCCGGATATTATATTACTGGAGACCAAACTGAAGGAAAAGCTGGAGCAATATGTGGTACAAGGAGGTAAACTTCTGGCCACTGGAAGCTCAGGCTTAAATAGTGAAAAGACAGATTTCCAGCTGGACTTTGGTATTCGTTATCTGAGAGAGAATGAATTCCGTCCGGACTACTTCCGACCTGGATTTACTATAGAAGACCTTGATACATCAGCTTTTGTTATGTATTCCCAGGGTTATGCGATAGAGATGGTTTCAGGAAAAGAACTTGGCAGCAGGGAGAATCCTTATTTTAACAGAACAGCTGCTGCCTTTTGTTCTCACCTGCATTCTCCGGCAAGGAATGAAAAAGCCGGACCTGGAATGGTTAGCGGGAAGGATGGCATCTATATATCCTGGGAGGTATTCGGGGATTATGCGACTGCAGGAAGTCTTATTCTAAAGCGTATGGTTCAATATGCTCTTGACCAGCTGCTCAATGATAAGGCAGCTGTCAGAACCTCCCTCCCTGCCCAAGGAATCGTTACCCTGACAAAGCAAAAGAGTCGTTATGTTGTCCATTTGTTGTATGGAGTTCCGGTTAAACGAGGAAAGAATACAGAGGTAATAGAAGATATACAGCCCCTTTATGAAATTGAGGTGCGGTTAAATTGTACAGAAGAGATTAAGCGGATATATCTTGCTCCCGGAGAAATTGAGCTGAAATATATACAGAAGAAGGAAAGCGTAGAATTTAAGGTACCAAAGCTTGAGCTGCATCAGATGGTTGTGGCTGAGTATTAA
- a CDS encoding glycosyl hydrolase family 28 protein: MNYTVFVNNENIEIKTTHIFPTPYNEVQVSEYTQFTMKEPVDIRIQSETPLQSVIIRPLSLGVDYRFNDHEIFLHLEEPKKFSVEINGSFYNNLIVFAEAIKYEGFNKDADNVVYYGPGIHTVDVLRFERDNTIIYLEEGAFLNGKMEFNQCSHLTICGYGTISMEKYPLEMRNVYQRCIDVLHCKAVSISDITITDSNDWSLRIFGCDNVTIDNVKIFGCRGNSDGIDICGSRNVLVQNIFTRVWDDSFVVKAFNTGDVDNVTFRDSILWNDFARPLEVGVELRAEKIHNVRFENIDIIHSPTGYPLMGIHHGDRAEVSDICFENIRIENAPGAQLFDIRIRDSVWNRDKDKGSIRDITFKDIYYIGNPGIDWLLSKSRLQGFSEESRISNITFDNINILGKVATNEKECGLLTMEYVDNVIFQYPEETPKIQVIDSKLTITENFHLTSKGCYRGKLKAELKNTGENLQKNSFWLQISPTHTGEYNREPQAFVLEAGEKISYEYEVELPPGKYVLAVQAEDVDVSFDWKFLPLDWILSETENVEETPELEFINYYNIRTKGVKASVCKGKLLLQSDILKDSNNSLVIYTAVPVPKREEEVLFSVEETDFGVIPAVLNGMQGLELAPQLRCPLEITLVFKNEPKVKEIKRIQIPGGGDGFASIPFEELGLEAGAKNFWLEIEAQTAKVKKYRYPYTLFHSVTPLTSAHMYANVIVK; this comes from the coding sequence ATGAATTATACCGTCTTTGTGAATAATGAAAATATTGAAATCAAAACAACACATATATTTCCCACGCCCTATAACGAAGTACAGGTCAGTGAGTATACACAATTTACAATGAAAGAACCTGTTGATATACGCATTCAATCCGAAACGCCTCTCCAAAGTGTAATCATAAGGCCGCTTAGCTTAGGGGTTGATTATCGTTTCAACGACCATGAGATTTTTCTTCATCTGGAAGAACCTAAAAAGTTCTCTGTGGAGATAAATGGAAGCTTTTATAACAACCTTATTGTCTTTGCGGAAGCCATAAAGTATGAAGGTTTTAACAAAGATGCAGACAATGTAGTTTATTACGGGCCGGGAATCCATACAGTGGACGTCCTCCGATTTGAAAGAGATAATACCATTATCTATCTGGAAGAAGGAGCCTTTCTAAACGGCAAGATGGAATTTAACCAGTGCAGCCACCTTACAATCTGTGGTTACGGGACTATCAGTATGGAGAAATATCCACTTGAAATGAGAAATGTCTATCAACGCTGCATTGATGTTCTTCATTGCAAAGCAGTAAGCATCAGTGATATTACCATTACCGACAGCAATGACTGGAGTTTGAGGATATTCGGCTGTGACAATGTAACCATTGATAATGTAAAAATCTTTGGCTGCCGTGGAAATTCGGATGGGATTGATATCTGTGGTTCCAGAAATGTATTGGTGCAGAACATTTTTACCAGAGTATGGGATGATTCTTTTGTTGTAAAGGCTTTTAATACCGGTGATGTGGATAATGTAACTTTTAGGGACTCTATTCTCTGGAATGACTTTGCGAGACCTCTGGAGGTAGGGGTAGAGCTTCGGGCTGAAAAAATCCATAATGTTCGTTTTGAGAACATTGATATCATCCATTCTCCAACCGGATATCCTTTAATGGGAATTCATCATGGGGACAGAGCGGAGGTTTCTGATATCTGCTTTGAGAACATTCGAATAGAGAATGCACCGGGGGCACAGCTCTTTGATATCCGTATCAGGGATTCGGTCTGGAACAGAGATAAGGATAAGGGAAGTATCAGAGATATTACTTTCAAGGATATATATTACATAGGAAATCCCGGTATCGACTGGCTTCTGTCCAAATCCAGATTGCAGGGCTTTTCTGAGGAGAGCCGTATCAGTAATATCACCTTTGATAACATCAATATTCTTGGAAAAGTTGCCACCAATGAAAAGGAATGCGGGCTGCTTACGATGGAGTATGTGGATAATGTAATTTTTCAATACCCGGAAGAGACTCCTAAAATACAGGTCATTGATTCTAAACTAACGATTACGGAGAATTTTCACTTAACAAGTAAGGGCTGTTATCGCGGAAAACTAAAGGCAGAGCTTAAAAACACAGGAGAGAATCTACAAAAAAACAGTTTCTGGCTGCAGATATCTCCGACCCATACCGGTGAATATAACAGAGAACCACAGGCCTTTGTATTGGAAGCCGGAGAGAAGATAAGCTATGAGTATGAGGTAGAACTTCCACCTGGTAAATATGTTCTTGCAGTACAGGCAGAAGATGTGGATGTAAGCTTTGACTGGAAGTTCCTTCCTCTTGACTGGATACTTTCTGAAACAGAGAATGTGGAGGAAACACCTGAGCTGGAATTTATCAATTATTATAACATAAGAACCAAAGGGGTGAAGGCTTCCGTCTGTAAGGGGAAACTGTTACTGCAATCAGATATCTTAAAAGATAGTAACAACAGTCTTGTAATATATACAGCAGTTCCGGTTCCAAAGAGGGAAGAAGAGGTATTATTTTCTGTAGAAGAAACGGATTTTGGAGTGATTCCCGCAGTGTTAAATGGCATGCAGGGATTAGAGCTTGCTCCCCAGCTGCGTTGTCCCCTTGAAATTACGCTGGTATTCAAAAATGAACCAAAGGTTAAGGAAATAAAGAGAATCCAGATACCCGGAGGGGGAGATGGTTTTGCGTCTATTCCGTTTGAAGAGCTTGGACTGGAAGCCGGTGCGAAAAATTTCTGGCTGGAAATCGAGGCACAAACTGCTAAAGTAAAGAAATACAGATATCCTTATACCTTATTTCATTCCGTAACGCCGCTTACTAGTGCCCATATGTATGCAAACGTGATAGTAAAATAG
- a CDS encoding ABC transporter substrate-binding protein, protein MLKRMRVFVVICLMFSIILTGCKGSSNTPDNNSGTKETNAEQSEPTGTKEPEKEAEPVTLKWVFLSPGEQKDAQEVWNKFNEELQKYLPGTTVKFEGITSADYAEKWKLISASQENVDIVWHGWMVPYVTEVRKGSYMELDKLMEEYAPSLLKEIPENILDKSRVDGKLYSIPNMQQMVSYVSTLQFPIKIYEKYKDQINVEQLAELFGSHQKMDQELWDELEKYIVMIKDGGDLQKGVFGFADHVEKGYEWILNPYKIDIYSDDYTPVNLYRTPEYETFVKEYSDWYQKGYIRKDILTADNVSQEIYEVRGGGNYLVGQGYYPTESEIATSEAAGSTAYVKIPFDNSHYIPYAAAATNMAISSNSKNPERAMQLIELMNTEKGKDLYNLMVYGIEGKHYNKINDKEIQPIGYTSQPTADSPYGQYNWAIGNIFNGYEIYMENKPLTLQSDFIRQVNADAAPSKLKGFTLDTDPIKTELAQVNAVIGEYKTTLNSGAAPDADALYKDFVTKLIKAGDDVVTKEIQRQIDEWRASK, encoded by the coding sequence ATGTTAAAAAGAATGAGAGTTTTCGTTGTAATCTGTCTTATGTTTTCCATTATCCTGACAGGTTGCAAGGGCAGCAGCAATACGCCGGATAATAACAGCGGAACAAAAGAAACAAATGCAGAGCAGAGTGAGCCTACCGGTACAAAAGAACCGGAAAAGGAAGCGGAACCGGTAACCTTGAAATGGGTATTCTTAAGTCCGGGCGAGCAGAAAGATGCGCAGGAGGTATGGAACAAATTCAACGAAGAACTTCAGAAATATCTGCCTGGTACTACCGTTAAGTTTGAGGGTATCACCTCAGCAGATTATGCAGAGAAATGGAAACTGATTAGTGCTTCCCAGGAAAATGTCGATATCGTATGGCATGGCTGGATGGTTCCATATGTAACGGAAGTACGAAAAGGTTCCTATATGGAGCTTGACAAACTGATGGAAGAGTATGCACCTTCCCTGTTAAAGGAAATTCCTGAAAACATCCTGGATAAATCAAGAGTGGATGGAAAGCTTTACAGCATACCCAACATGCAGCAGATGGTTTCTTATGTATCCACTTTACAATTTCCCATAAAGATTTATGAGAAATACAAAGATCAGATTAATGTGGAGCAATTGGCAGAATTATTCGGTTCCCATCAGAAGATGGACCAGGAATTATGGGATGAACTTGAGAAATATATCGTGATGATAAAAGACGGCGGCGATTTACAAAAAGGTGTCTTCGGTTTTGCAGATCACGTGGAAAAAGGTTATGAGTGGATCTTAAATCCTTATAAAATCGATATTTACAGCGACGATTATACACCTGTCAATCTTTACAGAACACCTGAATATGAGACTTTCGTAAAGGAATATTCCGACTGGTACCAGAAGGGTTACATCAGAAAGGATATCTTAACGGCTGATAATGTATCACAGGAAATTTATGAAGTGCGCGGTGGCGGTAACTACCTGGTAGGTCAGGGTTATTATCCCACAGAATCTGAAATCGCAACAAGTGAAGCAGCTGGTTCAACCGCTTATGTAAAGATTCCTTTTGACAATTCTCACTATATTCCTTATGCAGCAGCAGCTACCAACATGGCTATATCCTCTAATTCCAAGAATCCGGAAAGAGCGATGCAGTTAATCGAATTAATGAACACAGAAAAAGGGAAAGACCTCTATAACTTAATGGTTTATGGTATTGAAGGAAAGCACTACAATAAGATCAATGACAAAGAAATCCAGCCTATCGGTTATACTTCACAGCCTACCGCTGACAGCCCTTACGGTCAATACAACTGGGCTATCGGTAATATCTTTAACGGTTACGAGATTTACATGGAGAACAAACCTCTTACCTTGCAGAGTGATTTCATCCGTCAGGTAAATGCAGATGCAGCTCCATCAAAGCTGAAAGGCTTTACACTGGATACCGATCCAATTAAAACAGAGCTTGCACAGGTAAATGCTGTAATCGGCGAATATAAGACTACCTTAAACTCCGGTGCTGCGCCTGATGCAGATGCGCTTTACAAAGATTTTGTCACTAAGCTGATTAAAGCAGGTGATGATGTGGTGACAAAAGAGATTCAACGCCAGATTGATGAATGGAGAGCTTCCAAATAA
- a CDS encoding SGNH/GDSL hydrolase family protein: MKTILFQGDSITDANRDKEGKDKNRILGDGYVNFLGASLMCDYPGIQIKNTAIAGNRISDLYGRWIEDTLNIDFDVLSILCGVNDIGYALRLNMGADAEKFKFVYDRMLQEVKQAKPQAKIVLCEPFLLKPDINEAGNSADIVENWEIWNKHMLERRAIVKALSGKYQTIFVPFGSMFEEALKKAPVKHWSPDGIHLTMAGNELMAREWLRCVEGELNVSIS; encoded by the coding sequence ATGAAAACAATATTATTCCAGGGAGATTCCATTACAGATGCAAACAGAGACAAAGAGGGAAAAGACAAGAACAGGATTTTGGGAGACGGTTATGTTAATTTCCTGGGAGCCAGCTTAATGTGCGACTATCCGGGAATTCAGATTAAGAATACAGCCATTGCCGGGAACAGAATTTCTGATCTCTATGGCAGATGGATTGAAGATACTTTAAACATTGACTTTGATGTGTTGAGCATCTTATGCGGAGTAAATGATATCGGATATGCCTTAAGACTGAATATGGGTGCAGATGCAGAGAAATTTAAATTTGTCTATGACAGGATGCTGCAGGAGGTAAAACAGGCAAAACCACAGGCTAAGATTGTGCTTTGTGAGCCTTTTCTGTTAAAACCCGATATAAATGAAGCTGGAAATTCAGCAGATATCGTTGAAAACTGGGAGATATGGAATAAGCATATGCTGGAGAGAAGAGCCATCGTAAAAGCTCTGTCCGGGAAATACCAGACTATCTTTGTACCCTTTGGCAGTATGTTCGAGGAAGCCCTGAAGAAAGCACCGGTGAAACACTGGTCCCCAGATGGTATCCATCTGACCATGGCAGGTAATGAGTTAATGGCCAGAGAATGGTTAAGGTGTGTTGAAGGAGAACTGAATGTATCAATTTCATAA